From one Desmodus rotundus isolate HL8 chromosome X, HLdesRot8A.1, whole genome shotgun sequence genomic stretch:
- the EZHIP gene encoding EZH inhibitory protein, whose translation MRCPQGRRKKSSLTLVTRAGPAKPMPAPPCPRSQVTRRYQVGALCVVAQQVPLPALWRTDARTISTTEEDPGPPSISCMRGSGCPELKGGSSPHTELSCVGPEIRQGLQTAQAGSQAAARQAMRGGVQASGRVTHTAGPVNGRGRKRRSRKNAAQAHKFPRHCLFPEAPASQSSVPLPPSSPRVEPSSRHRAPGASPGSLASRPGPDLRSRTSPPPGPVLRSHTTLRGLTIRPCASEPGPASRLRSASASTAASARGRAPGSCRAPALPRCAVRSQASGSGIPPHSCGSARGRARRRCASPPGPASRRRCAPSPVPDRQHRTSATSSTRRRGASRPQGRLGCSASVPNPPSRSRASVPGPTLRSQASGSSPALRNRSSPISSALSRSSTTAGFVPQSRTTQRRSTRSSCPPPPEPAGQRPPSSPIASGSLVAQSSSSCPAPGAPSLPSQPSWHAVRMRASSPSPPGRLYPFPGWFVENPSSSSSCPSPPTTSLCTSTSGFPDQGPSTPPNPIVSGNSSSSSSPNFDDLSSISNLSPASLRRALLLEFDVLSPASPGEQAEIESIHDSPTPPPSEL comes from the coding sequence ATGAGGTGCCCCCAGGGCCGAAGAAAGAAGTCTTCTCTGACCCTGGTGACTCGAGCGGGACCAGCAAAGCCGATGCCGGCCCCTCCGTGCCCACGGTCTCAAGTGACCCGTCGCTATCAGGTGGGGGCGCTCTGTGTGGTGGCGCAGCAGGTGCCTCTTCCTGCGTTATGGCGGACGGACGCCCGCACAATTTCCACCACTGAGGAGGACCCGGGGCCGCCCTCCATATCCTGCATGCGGGGAAGCGGGTGTCCTGAGCTCAAGGGCGGTTCCAGTCCCCACACAGAGCTGAGCTGTGTGGGGCCGGAGATTAGGCAAGGGCTCCAGACCGCACAGGCGGGTAGCCAGGCTGCCGCAAGGCAAGCCATGAGGGGAGGTGTCCAGGCAAGCGGGCGTGTGACCCACACCGCGGGCCCCGTGAATGGCCGTGGGCGAAAGCGGCGCAGCCGCAAGAATGCTGCCCAAGCTCACAAGTTTCCCCGCCACTGTCTGTTTCCAGAGGCACCCGCGTCTCAGAGCTCTGTGCCTTTGCCGCCATCCTCTCCAAGGGTAGAGCCCAGCAGCCGCCACCGTGCACCTGGGGCTTCTCCGGGGAGTCTGGCTTCCCGGCCAGGCCCAGACCTCCGTAGCCGTACTAGCCCACCGCCAGGCCCTGTCCTGCGGAGCCACACCACCCTGCGCGGTCTTACTATCCGCCCCTGCGCAtctgagccaggccctgcctcccgCCTGCGGAGTGCCTCTGCTTCTACAGCTGCATCAGCGCGAGGCCGTGCACCCGGCTCTTGCCGTGCACCCGCGTTGCCACGTTGTGCTGTCCGGAGCCAGGCATCAGGATCGGGGATCCCTCCTCACAGCTGTGGATCTGCACGAGGTCGTGCTCGTCGGCGCTGTGCTTCCCCTCCAGGTCCTGCTAGCCGACGCCGCTGTGCACCCTCGCCAGTTCCTGATCGCCAGCACCGCACATCTGCCACAAGTTCCACTCGCCGCCGTGGAGCTTCCAGGCCCCAAGGTCGTCTGGGATGCTCTGCTTCTGTGCCAAATCCTCCTTCCCGTAGCCGCGCATCAGTACCAGGCCCTACCCTCCGAAGCCAGGCATCCGGGTCAAGCCCTGCCCTCCGCAACCGCTCCAGCCCAATAAGCTCTGCCCTCTCTAGAAGCAGCACCACTGCAGGCTTTGTCCCCCAGAGTCGCACCACCCAGAGAAGGTCTACCCGCAgcagctgcccccctccccctgagCCTGCGGGCCAGAGGCCTCCTTCCTCTCCGATTGCCTCAGGAAGCCTTGTCGCCCAGAGCAGCTCAAGCTGTCCTGCTCCTGGGGCCCCAAGCCTTCCTTCCCAACCCAGCTGGCATGCAGTTCGAATGCGTGCCTCCTCACCCTCACCGCCTGGTCGGCTCTATCCTTTCCCTGGCTGGTTTGTTGAGaatccctcctcctcttcttcttgcCCTTCCCCCCCAACCACCTCCCTCTGCACCTCCACTAGTGGCTTTCCGGACCAgggcccctccactccccccaaccccattgTTTCTGGTaacagctcctcctcctcttcccctaaTTTTGATGACCTCTCCTCCATCTCCAATCTTAGCCCTGCTAGCCTTAGAAGAGCCTTGCTTCTGGAGTTTGATGTTCTGAGCCCTGCCTCTCCAGGAGAGCAGGCTGAAATAGAGAGCATCCATGATTCCCCTACACCTCCCCCAAGTGAGCTGTGA